A stretch of the Pantoea nemavictus genome encodes the following:
- a CDS encoding fimbrial protein, which translates to MQIKLSSVFRNMVAAAAVSGITFAASAADGKINFTGTILDSACTIDTDTANQTVNLGKIPKSSFNAAGSVAAATRFSIVLNNCPAAVTSASIKFDGNADSSDTNILALNSGQTAKGVGVAFYEEDGITAIPLATQSKSITLDTSAGEEPANSNKMTFVAKYKATQAAVVAGTANATSDFTITYQ; encoded by the coding sequence ATGCAAATAAAGTTAAGCAGTGTCTTTCGAAATATGGTCGCGGCTGCAGCCGTTTCTGGAATAACGTTTGCCGCCAGCGCAGCAGATGGAAAGATCAACTTTACCGGCACCATTCTGGATTCTGCCTGCACAATTGATACCGATACGGCGAATCAGACCGTTAACCTCGGCAAAATCCCGAAAAGCTCGTTTAACGCGGCCGGATCCGTTGCTGCCGCAACCCGCTTCAGCATTGTGTTGAACAACTGCCCTGCGGCCGTTACCTCTGCCTCTATTAAGTTTGATGGTAATGCGGATAGCTCCGACACCAATATTCTTGCACTGAACAGCGGTCAAACAGCGAAAGGCGTTGGCGTTGCCTTTTATGAAGAGGATGGCATCACCGCGATTCCGCTGGCTACCCAGTCTAAGAGCATCACGCTTGATACCAGCGCAGGCGAAGAACCCGCTAACAGCAATAAGATGACCTTCGTAGCGAAATATAAGGCGACGCAGGCTGCCGTGGTTGCGGGAACTGCAAACGCAACGTCAGATTTTACCATTACCTATCAGTAA
- a CDS encoding ROK family protein, producing the protein MKTSGTNLEHARAHNRRVIIEAIRLHGELTRAELARLTALTPQTVSNIVAELEQAELLTSREPRKQGRGQPAIPVTLNPASAFSIGIHLDHQTLLIVLVDLTGEIHFRRLILVQKPEPDATLARIEAVLSEIKTQLGDRWQKVLGIGVVMPGPFGVEGISSVGPTTLHGWEQVDIEAKLAAMSGVPVTLENDATVAAIGERFHGVARQLNSFIYLYIGTGLGAGIIMDGHVYSGHAHNAGEVGHVVVEPGGRECYCGNHGCLERYVSLQAAYEFCGLDPMTALPEDLLEVDPALFDRWIDTMLTPLRQAINLLECIFDAESVIIGGMMPAALLDKIIRRLPPLYQSVRGRYLTGTRLKIGMTGSDTAALGAAALPIFDEFNPQFQVLMK; encoded by the coding sequence GTGAAAACGTCGGGAACCAATCTGGAACATGCACGCGCGCACAATCGTCGCGTGATCATTGAAGCCATTCGCCTGCATGGCGAATTGACCCGCGCCGAACTGGCTCGTCTGACCGCGCTAACCCCGCAGACCGTGTCAAACATCGTCGCTGAACTGGAGCAGGCGGAACTGCTGACCAGCCGTGAACCGCGCAAGCAAGGGCGCGGACAGCCGGCCATTCCGGTGACGCTCAATCCGGCCAGCGCTTTTTCCATTGGTATCCATCTTGATCATCAAACGCTGCTGATTGTGCTGGTGGATCTCACTGGCGAAATTCACTTCCGCCGCCTGATTCTGGTGCAAAAGCCGGAGCCGGATGCCACATTAGCGCGTATTGAAGCGGTGCTGAGCGAGATCAAAACGCAACTGGGTGATCGCTGGCAAAAGGTGTTGGGCATTGGCGTGGTGATGCCGGGACCGTTTGGCGTTGAGGGCATCTCTTCGGTGGGGCCCACCACGCTGCACGGCTGGGAGCAGGTGGATATTGAAGCCAAACTGGCAGCGATGAGTGGCGTGCCGGTAACGCTGGAGAACGATGCCACGGTAGCGGCGATTGGCGAGCGTTTTCATGGTGTGGCGCGCCAGCTGAACTCGTTTATCTATCTCTACATTGGCACCGGTTTGGGCGCGGGCATCATCATGGATGGTCACGTATACAGCGGCCACGCGCATAACGCCGGTGAAGTGGGACATGTGGTGGTTGAACCTGGCGGACGCGAATGCTATTGCGGCAATCACGGCTGTCTTGAGCGCTATGTGTCGCTACAGGCGGCGTATGAGTTCTGTGGCCTCGACCCAATGACGGCGCTGCCGGAAGATCTGCTCGAGGTCGATCCGGCGCTGTTCGACCGCTGGATTGATACCATGCTCACGCCGCTGCGCCAGGCGATTAATCTGCTGGAGTGCATCTTCGATGCCGAAAGCGTGATCATCGGCGGCATGATGCCCGCCGCGCTGCTGGACAAAATCATCCGTCGCCTGCCGCCGCTGTATCAATCGGTGCGTGGCCGCTATCTCACCGGCACCCGCTTAAAAATCGGTATGACCGGCAGCGATACCGCCGCGCTTGGCGCCGCAGCGCTGCCGATTTTCGACGAGTTTAATCCGCAGTTTCAGGTGTTGATGAAGTGA
- a CDS encoding phytanoyl-CoA dioxygenase family protein: MMSPYFAREDQVSVEDFKTFCTQQLDASEYPLASEAAANVLIYDRVTLDIAAEKDKKALLGELHKALSYGPGVFVVRGLYSDLDVIDRASQVFETIMSNEAKSKIQADHFSRAGNNGRIWNALQKLGETSPQTFVDYYANPTLELICQAWLGPAWSMTSQVNQVRPGGEAQQPHRDYHLGFQQSAFAAEFPVPVQILSQYLTLQGAVAHTDMPLASGPTRLLPWSHQYELGYIAYRDPAFVEFFNQNYVQLPLEKGDGLFFNPALFHAAGNNTTTDHIRTANLLQVSSAFGVPMEKVNHEQLLKLIYPLLKNSQLTQQELNTVINVAARGYSFPTNLDTDPPLGGMVPQTQQALVHEAVQQEWSASQFNQKLDEQSTRREA, translated from the coding sequence ATGATGTCACCCTATTTTGCCCGTGAAGATCAGGTCTCTGTTGAAGACTTCAAAACATTCTGTACCCAGCAGCTCGATGCCAGTGAATATCCGCTGGCGAGCGAAGCGGCGGCAAACGTGCTGATTTACGATCGTGTCACGCTGGATATAGCGGCGGAAAAAGATAAAAAAGCGCTACTGGGCGAGCTGCACAAAGCGCTCTCATACGGTCCTGGCGTGTTCGTGGTGCGCGGGTTATACAGCGATCTTGACGTTATTGATCGCGCTTCGCAGGTTTTCGAAACCATTATGAGCAATGAGGCCAAATCCAAAATTCAGGCCGATCACTTCTCGCGAGCGGGCAACAATGGGCGTATCTGGAATGCGCTGCAAAAACTGGGTGAAACCAGCCCGCAAACCTTCGTGGATTACTACGCCAATCCGACGCTGGAGTTAATTTGTCAGGCCTGGCTGGGCCCGGCGTGGAGCATGACCTCGCAAGTGAATCAGGTGCGCCCCGGCGGTGAAGCTCAGCAGCCGCACCGGGATTACCACCTTGGCTTCCAGCAAAGCGCATTCGCTGCAGAATTCCCGGTGCCGGTGCAGATTCTTTCGCAATATCTGACCTTGCAAGGTGCTGTAGCGCATACCGACATGCCGCTGGCGTCGGGCCCGACGCGTTTACTGCCGTGGTCGCATCAGTATGAGCTGGGTTATATCGCCTATCGTGACCCGGCGTTCGTTGAGTTCTTTAACCAAAATTACGTCCAGCTGCCGCTGGAAAAAGGTGATGGTCTGTTCTTTAACCCGGCGCTGTTCCATGCCGCAGGTAACAACACCACCACCGATCACATCAGGACCGCGAATCTGCTGCAGGTTTCCTCCGCATTTGGCGTGCCGATGGAGAAAGTGAACCACGAACAGTTACTCAAGCTGATTTATCCGTTGCTGAAAAACAGCCAGCTTACCCAGCAGGAGCTGAACACCGTGATCAACGTGGCAGCGCGGGGTTACTCCTTCCCCACCAATCTCGACACCGATCCACCGCTGGGCGGAATGGTGCCGCAAACGCAGCAGGCACTGGTACACGAAGCGGTGCAGCAAGAGTGGAGCGCCAGCCAGTTCAATCAAAAACTGGATGAGCAAAGTACCCGAAGAGAAGCGTAA
- a CDS encoding substrate-binding domain-containing protein — protein sequence MPKFTQKQISAQSGLSLATIDRAMHNRGRVHPQTKHRIQQAIADLELQQKSSLAQGRTLYFDVIMHTPERFSELVKEAFSSQISSFASFKIQLRFHCSEEMTVDEVERLLKKCSLSTHGIILKAMNSSQLVPVINNLIKQRIPVVTVVTDITGSHRLRYIGMDNVSAGQSAAFLMSKWLGSEAGTIAAITGNKAFVGEQDRIRGFQQGMKSFSPQHQIKVIAGGSGIDHLMYETLQLFLQDHPHIDAVYTVGGGNGGILRALDERNIQPKVFVGHDLDRENRALMQAGKIDALIEHNLQLDAQHSFKTLLEFHGFLPEERNYAPYSRINIIMRYNMYT from the coding sequence ATGCCTAAATTTACCCAGAAACAGATCTCAGCTCAGTCCGGTTTGAGCCTCGCCACCATTGATCGCGCCATGCACAATCGCGGTCGCGTGCATCCTCAAACGAAGCACCGCATCCAGCAAGCCATAGCCGACCTGGAACTGCAGCAAAAAAGCAGCCTGGCGCAAGGGCGAACCCTTTATTTCGATGTCATCATGCATACGCCGGAGCGTTTCAGTGAGCTGGTGAAAGAGGCGTTCAGCAGCCAGATATCCAGTTTCGCCTCATTTAAAATCCAGCTCCGCTTCCACTGCAGTGAAGAGATGACGGTGGACGAGGTTGAACGGCTGTTGAAAAAATGCTCCCTCAGCACGCACGGCATCATCCTCAAAGCGATGAATTCGAGTCAGCTGGTGCCAGTTATTAATAATTTGATTAAGCAGCGTATTCCGGTGGTCACGGTGGTCACGGATATCACCGGCAGTCATCGCCTGCGTTATATCGGCATGGACAACGTTAGCGCGGGCCAGTCGGCGGCCTTCCTGATGTCAAAGTGGTTGGGAAGCGAAGCGGGCACCATTGCCGCAATCACCGGCAATAAAGCTTTTGTCGGTGAGCAGGATCGCATTCGCGGCTTTCAGCAGGGGATGAAATCCTTTTCCCCGCAGCATCAGATTAAGGTTATCGCGGGCGGATCGGGCATCGATCATCTGATGTATGAAACCCTGCAACTGTTTCTGCAGGATCATCCTCACATCGATGCGGTTTATACCGTAGGCGGAGGAAATGGCGGGATTTTGCGGGCGTTGGATGAACGTAACATTCAGCCGAAGGTTTTTGTTGGGCACGATCTGGACCGGGAGAATCGCGCCCTGATGCAGGCGGGAAAAATCGATGCGCTGATTGAGCATAATCTGCAACTGGATGCGCAACACTCCTTTAAAACACTGCTGGAGTTTCACGGATTTTTGCCGGAAGAGCGCAACTATGCGCCTTATTCGCGTATCAATATCATCATGCGCTACAACATGTACACCTAA
- a CDS encoding Gfo/Idh/MocA family protein yields MHRSPLSGRRIRLGMVGGGEGAYIGGIHRFAARLDDQYELVAGAFDVDAEQGHRFAAQNYIATERSYRDYASMAQAEAARADGIDVVAICTPNFTHFPIAKAFLEAGIDVICEKPLTTTLQDAEALAEVVSQTGHFLGVTYTYSGYPLIVEARMRVQAGLIGKVRTVQVEYPLEWMATGVELKNNQQAAWRVDPQKNGRGGSIGDIGTHAYHLAGYVTGLKAESVMADLATFVEGRALDDNAHVLIRYEGGARGMLWSSQVAIGCSNALRLRVYGETGSLTWAQEQPNELIYTSLEGYTQIIKRGRDDLDAITRARTRTPPGHPEGYIEAFTNLYSGFAAALRARDEKRAVSGIGAVIPQIHDGLKGVAFVDAVVDSHQQGTVWKQPKYR; encoded by the coding sequence ATGCATAGGTCACCGTTGAGTGGACGTCGTATCCGATTAGGCATGGTTGGCGGTGGCGAAGGTGCCTACATTGGCGGAATCCATCGTTTTGCCGCACGCCTTGACGATCAGTATGAACTGGTTGCGGGAGCGTTTGACGTTGATGCCGAGCAGGGGCATCGCTTTGCAGCGCAAAACTACATCGCGACTGAGCGATCTTACCGTGATTATGCCAGCATGGCGCAGGCTGAGGCGGCACGCGCTGACGGCATTGATGTGGTCGCCATTTGCACCCCAAACTTTACCCACTTCCCCATCGCGAAGGCTTTCCTCGAAGCCGGCATTGATGTGATTTGTGAGAAACCGCTCACCACCACGTTACAGGATGCTGAAGCGTTGGCCGAGGTTGTGAGTCAGACCGGACACTTTCTGGGTGTCACTTATACCTATTCTGGCTATCCGCTGATTGTGGAAGCCCGGATGCGCGTCCAGGCCGGGCTGATTGGCAAGGTGAGAACGGTGCAGGTGGAGTATCCGCTGGAGTGGATGGCAACCGGCGTCGAGCTGAAAAACAATCAGCAGGCGGCATGGCGAGTCGACCCGCAAAAGAATGGGCGCGGCGGCTCGATTGGCGATATTGGTACCCATGCTTATCATCTCGCGGGATATGTGACCGGCTTAAAAGCGGAGAGCGTGATGGCTGATCTAGCCACCTTTGTAGAAGGACGTGCTCTGGACGATAACGCCCACGTACTGATTCGCTACGAAGGCGGCGCGCGCGGCATGCTGTGGTCTTCTCAAGTGGCGATTGGTTGTTCCAATGCGCTGCGGCTGCGGGTGTATGGTGAAACCGGCAGCCTGACATGGGCGCAAGAGCAGCCAAACGAACTGATTTACACCTCATTGGAAGGGTATACCCAGATTATTAAACGGGGACGTGACGATCTGGATGCGATAACCCGGGCGCGCACCCGCACGCCGCCCGGCCATCCTGAGGGTTATATCGAAGCCTTTACCAATCTATATAGCGGTTTCGCGGCGGCACTGCGGGCGCGTGATGAAAAGCGTGCTGTTTCAGGCATTGGCGCAGTTATTCCACAAATCCATGATGGCCTGAAGGGCGTAGCCTTTGTCGATGCGGTGGTCGATAGCCATCAGCAGGGAACGGTGTGGAAACAGCCGAAATATCGCTGA